DNA from Bos javanicus breed banteng chromosome 1, ARS-OSU_banteng_1.0, whole genome shotgun sequence:
ttgggttgggaagatcccctggagtaggaaatagcaaccccctccagaattcttgcctagagaatcccagagtcagagaagcctggtgggggtcacaaagagttggacacgactgagtgtgcacgcgcatacacacacagatgagCTCTGAGACAGGCACCAGGCTATAGCAATGAGGAAGATTTTGTGCTGGTGGAGTGGTCATAAGGAAGGTGTTCTGGGCCAGGGGACTAACAAGCAAAGGCCAAGAGAGTCTACTGTGGTGAAGGTGGTCTGCAGGAGCATGGGGAGAGGCAGCAGCGGGGGACACGTGACCTGGGTGAGGACGAGTGGAGAAGGACTTACATGCCGAATCTAGGAGTCAGACTTCATTTTGAGGTCAGCAGGATTTCTTAATCTTAGGTACAGGTAGGGGTCTTATGTGACCTGCGATCCCACATCCTCCCCATCCCTGTCTGCAATGTTAGGTCCAATTTAGGTGTTTCTAGTATGTGAGCTTCTCCAGGGAGAAGGTCCACAACTTTCCTGAAAGTATCAAGAGTCCTGTGACCCAAATTCTGTCAAACACCCCTGCTCCTGTGAAAGAAGAACCATTGCAGGCTTGGAGCAGAGGTGAGGACTTGTCCATCCCCTGTGGCCCCAGAGTAAACGGGGCTCAAAGGTCAGGACCTGCACTTGGACCTGACACAGAGCTGCCCGACCTCCGGGGGCAGGTGGGGCCCTGCGCCGTCCCAGAGCCTCAGGCCGGAGGGAGGCAGAGTTCTCATCACATCCAGGGGCAGGCCCGCCCTAACCTGCCGTGTAGTTCAGTCTGCAAAGCCCATACCTTTCACTCCCCTTTAGCTCTCCTTCTTCTCCGCCTGCTTCCTCTTCTCAGCTTCCACCTTTTGCTGCTTTGCTTCCAATCGTTTCCTCTGGTAGACTTTGACTCCGGCAAATGCCAGGCAGAGGATTAGTGTTTTCGCTGCCAAGATATACAGCAGCAGGGGGAAGTGTTCAAGCAccttaaggaagaaagaaaactcgTGGAGCTGTTTGATCATGGATAAGGAATGTTCTTTCACGTCCCTTTACTCGGCACACGTCTCCTGTGCACCGTGTTAAGCACTGGGCACCAGGCTGGGTGGGGGCTCCCGGGTGCAGAGATGAGGGCCCAGTTCCAGGTTTCGGGCAGCCTGGTTTCAGGTGCCCTTCACCACCCCCTGGCTGTCGGCTTCACAGATGCCATGGCTGTGCTCTCTCACAACCTGACCATGCACTTTGCCCCTCACCCCCTGAGCCTGAGGCAGCGGCATGGTCTGCAGTGAGCAGCTGGAGCCGGGGGACTGGGCACAGCCCCGCTCGGGCCACTCACTGACCCGTGCACGGCACGTGCGGCCCGCATCGGTCACTTGACTTTCCCCAGCTTCTGCCTCTTCACCTGCAAAGGGAGGCTGGACCAAATCTTCCTTCTGAATCCCCACCCTTATGGGATACCATGATTGGCTCTTGGTTCCAGCTACGCGTTAGCACTGGTAtttgaaggtaaaataaatatacaagtaaaata
Protein-coding regions in this window:
- the SMIM11 gene encoding small integral membrane protein 11 isoform X2, which codes for MNWKVLEHFPLLLYILAAKTLILCLAFAGVKVYQRKRLEAKQQKVEAEKRKQAEKKES